From a region of the Zalophus californianus isolate mZalCal1 unplaced genomic scaffold, mZalCal1.pri.v2 scaffold_34_ctg1, whole genome shotgun sequence genome:
- the LOC118356685 gene encoding serine/threonine-protein phosphatase 4 regulatory subunit 4-like produces MHPPPPAAAAMDFSQNSLFGYMEDLQELTIIERPVRRSLKTPEEIERLTVDEDLSDIERAVYLLRYCSKSFCEFVARSLWHSMDERVVKCRSGYVQIYPTA; encoded by the exons ATGCatccgccgccgcccgccgctgCCGCGATGGATTTCAGTCAGAACAGCCTGTTCGGCTACATGGAGGACCTGCAGGAGCTCACCATCATCGAGAGGCCGGTCCGCCGGAGCCTCAAG AcaccagaagaaatagaaagactgACAGTTGATGAAGACCTCAGTGATATTGAAAGGGCTGTTTATCTGCTCAGGTATTGCTCGAAGTCTTTCTGTGAATTTGTTGCTCGTTCCCTGTGGCACAGCATGGATGAACGCGTTGTGAAATGTCGTTCCGGTTATGTTCAGATTTACCCAACCGCTTGA